Proteins from a genomic interval of Phycisphaerae bacterium:
- a CDS encoding alpha/beta fold hydrolase: protein MLPCEMLRIRHSDHYEAFARLWLPRSPRGAVLYLHGIQSHGLWFEASAAHLAEAGFAVLLPDRRGSGRNEVERGHASSARLLLRDVADGLDELHVRTGLPRFHLLGVSWGGKLAAAFWNHAPARVATLTLVAPGLFPRVDVPLTQKIRIGLASVVARRKLVDIPLDEPELFTANPARQAFIRSDKLKLSRATVAFMLASRRLDARVARLARHSPGCPLKVFLAGRDRIIDNEKTKAFVRSLPWPTRGVVEYPEAHHTIEFEPDPRPFLDDLVAWMSSQADVKSGEVLAAGP, encoded by the coding sequence ATGTTGCCCTGTGAGATGCTTCGGATCCGGCATTCGGACCACTATGAGGCGTTCGCGAGATTGTGGCTGCCTCGATCGCCGCGCGGGGCAGTCTTGTACCTGCATGGTATCCAGTCGCACGGACTTTGGTTTGAGGCTTCCGCGGCGCACCTGGCCGAGGCGGGGTTTGCCGTGCTGCTGCCCGATCGTCGAGGCAGCGGCCGCAACGAGGTCGAACGCGGGCACGCCTCGTCGGCCCGGTTGTTGCTCCGCGATGTCGCTGACGGGCTGGACGAACTGCACGTGCGGACCGGGTTGCCGCGATTTCACCTGTTGGGCGTGAGTTGGGGTGGCAAACTGGCCGCCGCCTTTTGGAATCATGCTCCGGCTCGGGTCGCAACCCTGACGCTGGTCGCCCCCGGATTGTTTCCCCGAGTGGACGTGCCCCTGACGCAAAAGATTCGGATCGGCTTGGCGTCTGTCGTCGCGAGGAGAAAACTGGTCGACATTCCCCTGGATGAGCCGGAGCTCTTTACCGCCAATCCCGCCCGTCAGGCATTCATCAGGTCTGACAAGCTGAAGCTGTCCCGGGCGACCGTGGCGTTCATGCTTGCATCGCGTCGTCTGGACGCCCGGGTGGCGCGGCTGGCCAGGCACTCGCCGGGGTGCCCGCTGAAGGTATTCCTGGCCGGCAGGGACCGCATCATCGACAACGAGAAGACGAAAGCATTCGTCCGGTCTCTCCCGTGGCCAACCAGGGGCGTCGTCGAGTATCCCGAGGCTCACCACACCATCGAGTTCGAGCCTGATCCTCGCCCGTTTCTTGACGATCTGGTTGCCTGGATGTCCTCGCAAGCCGATGTGAAGAGTGGAGAAGTTCTCGCGGCGGGCCCCTGA
- a CDS encoding MBL fold metallo-hydrolase gives MITYSLQSGSNGNAIYVEAGDVRLLFDAGVSGKTAEGRMRVRGHEIRDATALIISHDHADHMRCAGIYQRKFGLPIYMSARTHRAYRENLGHLKDVRYFEVGQPLRFNGVVVYTVPTPHDAADGAVFVVEHAGRRLGILTDLGHSFAALRRLLPTLDAAYLESNYDPHLLATGPYPLSLQARIRGSGGHLSNQEAAALVRESAKRLRWVVLSHLSEQNNRPELALEAHRREVGPRFPLYVASRYDLGPLMSL, from the coding sequence GTGATCACGTATTCACTGCAAAGCGGTTCGAACGGCAACGCCATCTATGTCGAGGCGGGAGACGTTCGCTTGTTGTTTGACGCGGGCGTATCGGGCAAGACGGCCGAGGGCCGAATGCGCGTCCGCGGGCATGAGATACGCGATGCGACCGCCTTGATCATTTCGCACGACCATGCCGATCACATGCGTTGCGCGGGCATCTACCAGCGAAAGTTCGGCCTGCCGATCTACATGAGTGCGCGGACGCATCGGGCCTATCGCGAGAATCTGGGCCACCTGAAGGATGTACGGTACTTTGAAGTCGGACAGCCGCTTCGTTTCAACGGCGTCGTTGTCTATACCGTCCCCACCCCCCACGATGCCGCCGACGGTGCAGTGTTTGTGGTTGAGCATGCCGGGCGCCGGCTTGGCATTCTCACGGATCTCGGGCACTCTTTCGCGGCCCTTCGCAGGCTGCTGCCGACGCTGGATGCCGCGTACCTCGAAAGCAACTACGATCCGCATCTGCTGGCAACGGGGCCGTACCCGCTCTCCCTGCAGGCTCGAATCCGAGGCAGCGGAGGACACCTCTCCAACCAGGAGGCTGCGGCACTTGTCCGCGAGTCGGCCAAGCGTCTGCGATGGGTGGTTCTTTCCCACCTGAGCGAGCAGAACAACCGGCCGGAGCTGGCCCTGGAGGCTCATCGTCGCGAGGTCGGGCCGCGGTTTCCGCTCTATGTTGCTTCCCGCTACGACCT
- the mraY gene encoding phospho-N-acetylmuramoyl-pentapeptide-transferase, which produces MLYHLFDALYGHPAGPYAYKDPLFRGTCALLLGFFLVWFLGPWFIRQLRRYSIGDQAEFDHAQLNLDNADKRNTPTMGGLLIMAVILCNVLLLADLNNYYITMGLFCMVWLTALGSVDDWLKLTIKRRTGTRDGLKMHEKLLFQIALAVLLGFYIYRHGEYNATTISGDQIQTFRILNVPFYKTGWELNQVAFFIITILVVTGTSNAVNLTDGMDGLASGCMVLCSFVFMILAYIGGDRELANSLLFPHIPHTAELAVLCGAMMGACMGFLWHNCYPAKVFMGDTGSLPLGGMIGYVAICTRQELMLFIVGGVFVIEAVSVIMQVGYFKMSGGKRIFRVAPIHHHFHLGGWTETQTVTRFWLLAIVFAGIALATVKIR; this is translated from the coding sequence GTGCTTTACCATTTGTTCGACGCACTATATGGTCACCCCGCCGGGCCTTACGCCTACAAGGACCCGCTCTTTCGGGGAACATGTGCGTTATTGTTGGGCTTCTTTCTGGTCTGGTTCTTGGGGCCATGGTTCATCCGGCAACTCAGACGCTACAGCATTGGCGACCAGGCGGAGTTCGACCACGCCCAGCTTAACCTTGACAACGCCGATAAGCGGAACACGCCGACCATGGGCGGCCTGCTGATCATGGCGGTGATCCTGTGTAACGTGCTGTTGCTGGCCGATCTGAACAACTACTACATCACCATGGGGTTGTTCTGCATGGTCTGGTTGACGGCTTTGGGGTCTGTGGATGACTGGCTCAAGCTGACCATCAAGCGTCGCACGGGGACCCGCGACGGGCTGAAGATGCACGAGAAGCTCCTGTTTCAGATCGCCTTGGCTGTGCTGCTGGGCTTTTACATTTACCGGCATGGCGAATACAACGCCACCACGATCAGCGGCGATCAGATCCAGACATTTCGCATTCTGAACGTCCCTTTCTATAAGACCGGCTGGGAGCTGAACCAGGTCGCGTTCTTCATCATCACCATCCTGGTGGTCACGGGCACGTCCAATGCGGTGAACCTGACCGATGGCATGGATGGCCTGGCTTCCGGATGCATGGTGCTTTGTAGTTTCGTGTTCATGATTCTGGCCTACATTGGCGGCGATCGCGAACTGGCCAACAGCCTCCTTTTCCCCCACATCCCGCACACGGCGGAGTTGGCGGTGCTGTGCGGTGCGATGATGGGCGCATGCATGGGTTTTCTCTGGCACAACTGTTATCCCGCCAAGGTCTTCATGGGAGACACCGGATCATTGCCGCTGGGCGGGATGATCGGTTATGTGGCAATCTGCACCCGGCAGGAGCTGATGCTGTTCATCGTCGGAGGCGTGTTCGTGATCGAGGCCGTGTCGGTCATTATGCAGGTGGGTTATTTCAAGATGAGCGGCGGGAAACGCATCTTCCGGGTCGCCCCGATTCATCACCACTTCCACCTCGGCGGTTGGACCGAGACGCAGACGGTCACGCGTTTCTGGCTCCTGGCGATCGTCTTTGCCGGAATCGCCCTGGCAACAGTGAAAATACGGTAG